In Corylus avellana chromosome ca2, CavTom2PMs-1.0, the following proteins share a genomic window:
- the LOC132170637 gene encoding uncharacterized protein LOC132170637 isoform X1, which produces MAGKKIIAICQSGGEFETDRDGSLLYRGGDAHAIDIDDQMKFNEFKIEVAEMFNCSIDTMYIKYFLPGNKKTLITISNDKDLKRMIKFHGDSVTADVYVIMEEIVAPDVSNFPASRSSRTTLSETVLPVDAPLAVVDDIVDDTMKPEIPLNALDVVDDTNHVDAHIDIPSEISPIFTITGSNDEKHAKGAQQWQNTITGVGQRFSSVHEFRESLRKYAIAHQFAFRYKKNDSHRVTVKCKAEGCPWRIHASRLSTTQLICIKKMNPTHTCEGAVATTGHQATRSWVASIIKEKLKVFPNYKPKDIVNDIKQEYGIQLNYFQAWRGKEIAKEQLQGSYKEAYNQLPFFCGKIMETNPGSLATFTTKEDSSFHRLFVSFHASLYGFQQACRPLLFLDSIPLKSKYQGTLLAATAADGDDGVFPVAFAVVDSESDDNWHWFLLQLKSALSTSCSITFVADRQKGLRESIADVFTGSYHGYCLRYLTEQLLRDLKGQFSHEVKRLMVEDFYAAAYAPTAESFQRCIESIKSISTEAYNWIIQSEPQNWANSYFQGSRYDHMASNFGELFYSWASDAHELPITQMVDVIRGKIMELIYTRRAESNQWLTRLSPSMEDKLKKESHKVHSLQVLLSAGSTFEVRGDSIEVVDIDNWDCSCKRWQLTGLPCCHAIAVISCLGRSPYDYCSRYFTTESYRLTYSESVHPIPNVDMPLQRDSSQVTVTVTPPPTRRPPGRPTTKRYGPQEVVKRQLQCSRCKGLGHNKSTCRERI; this is translated from the exons ATGGCGGGGAAGAAGATTATAGCGATATGTCAGTCAGGGGGAGAATTTGAGACAGATAGAGATGGTTCATTGTTGTATAGGGGTGGTGATGCTCATGCTATTGACATTGATGACCAAATGAAGTTTAATGAGTTTAAGATTGAAGTAGCAGAAATGTTTAATTGTAGCATTGATACCATGTATATCAAATACTTCCTTCCCGGCAACAAAAAGACTCTCATTACAATTTCCAATGACAAGGATCTAAAGCGCATGATAAAATTCCATGGGGACTCTGTCACTGCTGATGTTTATGTCATTATGGAAGAAATTGTTGCCCCCGATGTGTCGAACTTTCCTGCCAGTAG GTCAAGCAGAACAACTTTGTCAGAAACTGTTCTTCCAGTTGATGCCCCCCTTGCTGTTGTTGACGATATTGTGGATGATACCATGAAGCCAGAAATCCCCCTTAATGCTCTTGATGTTGTAGATGATACCAACCATGTTGATGCCCATATTGATATACCCTCTGAAATTTCTCCCATTTTCACTATCACTGGTTCCAATGATGAGAAGCATGCTAAAGGTGCACAGCAGTGGCAGAATACTATTACAGGTGTGGGGCAAAGGTTCAGCAGTGTTCATGAATTTCGTGAATCGTTGCGTAAATATGCCATTGCGCACCAGTTTGCATTCAGGTACAAGAAGAACGATAGTCATCGTGTGACTGTCAAATGCAAAGCAGAAGGCTGCCCTTGGAGAATCCATGCATCAAGGTTGTCAACGACTCAATTAATATGTATTAAAAAGATGAATCCAACACATACTTGTGAAGGGGCTGTTGCAACAACAGGACATCAGGCGACTAGGAGTTGGGTGGCTAGTATTATCAAGGAGAAGTTGAAAGTTTTCCCAAATTATAAGCCCAAGGATATTGTCAATGACATCAAACAGGAATATGGAATACAACTGAACTATTTTCAGGCATGGCGCGGGAAAGAAATTGCAAAGGAGCAGCTTCAGGGTTCATACAAAGAGGCATATAATCAGTTACCTTTTTTTTGTGGGAAGATAATGGAGACCAATCCAGGAAGTCTTGCTACTTTCACCACTAAGGAAGACTCAAGTTTCCATCGTCTCTTTGTGTCTTTCCATGCCTCATTATATGGTTTCCAACAAGCTTGCCGGCCTCTCCTTTTTCTTGATAGTATACCCTTAAAGTCAAAATATCAGGGCACCTTGTTAGCTGCAACAGCAGCAGATGGGGATGATGGTGTTTTTCCTGTTGCTTTTGCTGTAGTTGATTCTGAATCTGATGATAACTGGCATTGGTTTTTGCTACAACTGAAATCTGCTCTGTCAACATCTTGTTCTATAACATTTGTGGCCGACAGACAAAAGGGGTTAAGGGAGTCCATTGCTGATGTATTTACGGGTTCGTACCATGGCTACTGCCTAAGATACTTGACCGAGCAACTTCTTAGAGACTTGAAAGGGCAGTTTTCTCATGAGGTGAAGCGACTCATGGTTGAGGATTTTTATGCTGCTGCTTATGCACCTACTGCAGAAAGCTTTCAAAGATGTATTGAAAGCATTAAAAGTATTTCTACAGAAGCTTACAATTGGATCATACAAAGTGAGCCCCAGAACTGGGCAAATTCATATTTTCAGGGTTCCAGATATGACCATATGGCATCAAACTTTGGGGAGCTATTTTATAGTTGGGCGTCAGATGCACACGAATTACCAATAACACAGATGGTTGATGTTATAAGGGGCAAGATTATGGAGTTGATCTACACACGACGAGCAGAGTCGAACCAATGGTTGACAAGACTAAGTCCATCCATGGAGGacaaactgaaaaaagaaagcCATAAAGTCCATTCCCTTCAAGTGCTACTGTCAGCTGGTAGCACATTTGAGGTTCGTGGTGACTCCATTGAAGTGGTTGACATTGATAATTGGGATTGTAGTTGCAAAAGGTGGCAGTTAACCGGTTTACCGTGCTGCCATGCAATTGCTGTTATTAGTTGCCTTGGTCGGAGCCCTTATGATTATTGTTCCAGATACTTCACAACTGAGAGCTACAGATTAACTTATTCAGAGTCTGTACATCCTATTCCAAATGTGGACATGCCTTTGCAGAGAGATTCTTCTCAGGTCACAGTAACTGTAACCCCTCCTCCCACCCGTCGTCCACCAGGCCGGCCCACTACAAAGCGGTATGGACCACAAGAGGTAGTGAAACGTCAACTCCAGTGCAGCAGGTGCAAGGGTCTAGGGCACAACAAGTCCACTTGCAGAGAGCGCATTTAG
- the LOC132172382 gene encoding probable L-cysteine desulfhydrase, chloroplastic: MATHDHHLNGDTITNSTTNLAKKPKLSPSSTFITASEIQSEFSHHDPSIARINNGSFGCCPASIVKAQQLLQLQFLRQPDHFYFNHLRPGILESRTFIKQLINAHHVDEVSIVDNATTAAAIVLQRTAWAFAEGRFDKGDVAIMLHYAYGAVKKSIEAYVTRAGGCVIEVQLPFPVNSNDEIVHEFRKALEKGKEHGRRRVRLAVIDHITSMPSVVIPVKELVGICREEGVDQVFVDAAHGIGCTDVDMQDIGADFYTSNLHKWFFCPPSVAFLYCRKSPSCLDLHHPVVSHEYGNGLAVESAWIGTRDYSAQLVVPKVLEFANRFEGGIDGIKKRNHDNVVEMGQMLAKAWGTNLGCPPEMCATMIMVGLPASLGISSELDTMKLRTHLRDNFGVEVPIYYRVPKDEEVGVITGYARISYQVYNKVEEYTKFRDAVNQLVCDGFTCALLSK; this comes from the coding sequence ATGGCCACCCACGACCACCACCTCAACGGTGACACCATCACCAATTCCACTACCAACCTCgccaaaaaacccaaactctCTCCTTCCTCTACCTTCATCACCGCCTCCGAAATCCAATCAGAATTCTCCCACCACGACCCATCTATCGCCCGCATCAACAACGGCAGCTTCGGGTGCTGTCCAGCCTCCATCGTGAAGGCCCAGCAGCTCCTCCAGCTCCAATTCCTCCGCCAGCCCGACCACTTCTACTTTAACCACCTCAGGCCCGGTATTCTCGAGTCCAGGACTTTCATCAAACAGCTCATCAACGCCCACCACGTCGACGAGGTCTCCATCGTTGACAACGCCACCACCGCCGCCGCCATAGTCCTCCAGCGCACCGCCTGGGCCTTCGCCGAGGGCCGCTTCGATAAGGGCGACGTTGCCATCATGCTCCACTACGCCTACGGCGCCGTCAAGAAGTCCATCGAGGCCTACGTGACCCGCGCCGGCGGCTGCGTCATCGAGGTACAGTTGCCTTTTCCTGTGAATTCCAATGATGAGATTGTCCATGAGTTTAGGAAGGCCTTAGAGAAAGGGAAAGAGCATGGGAGGAGGAGAGTTAGGTTGGCTGTAATTGATCACATCACTTCCATGCCTTCCGTGGTGATTCCTGTGAAGGAATTAGTTGGGATTTGTAGGGAGGAAGGTGTGGACCAGGTGTTTGTTGACGCAGCCCATGGAATTGGGTGCACTGATGTTGATATGCAAGACATTGGGGCTGATTTCTATACGAGCAATCTGCACAAGTGGTTCTTTTGCCCGCCTTCCGTTGCGTTTTTGTACTGTAGGAAGTCACCCAGTTGCTTAGACTTGCACCATCCCGTTGTGTCCCATGAGTATGGAAATGGGTTGGCCGTGGAAAGTGCCTGGATTGGGACTAGGGACTATAGTGCTCAGTTGGTGGTTCCAAAGGTTTTGGAGTTTGCGAATAGGTTCGAAGGCGGTATTGATGGGATCAAGAAGAGGAATCATGATAACGTTGTGGAGATGGGGCAGATGTTGGCCAAAGCGTGGGGGACCAATCTCGGGTGTCCTCCGGAGATGTGCGCGACCATGATCATGGTTGGGTTGCCGGCTTCTTTGGGGATCTCAAGTGAATTGGATACAATGAAGTTAAGGACACATCTGAGGGATAATTTCGGTGTGGAAGTACCGATATATTACCGGGTACCAAAAGATGAGGAGGTTGGGGTGATTACTGGGTATGCACGAATTTCGTATCAAGTCTATAACAAAGTCGAGGAATACACCAAGTTCAGGGATGCAGTTAACCAACTTGTTTGCGATGGGTTCACTTGCGCACTGCTTTCTAAATGA
- the LOC132170637 gene encoding uncharacterized protein LOC132170637 isoform X2, with the protein MKPEIPLNALDVVDDTNHVDAHIDIPSEISPIFTITGSNDEKHAKGAQQWQNTITGVGQRFSSVHEFRESLRKYAIAHQFAFRYKKNDSHRVTVKCKAEGCPWRIHASRLSTTQLICIKKMNPTHTCEGAVATTGHQATRSWVASIIKEKLKVFPNYKPKDIVNDIKQEYGIQLNYFQAWRGKEIAKEQLQGSYKEAYNQLPFFCGKIMETNPGSLATFTTKEDSSFHRLFVSFHASLYGFQQACRPLLFLDSIPLKSKYQGTLLAATAADGDDGVFPVAFAVVDSESDDNWHWFLLQLKSALSTSCSITFVADRQKGLRESIADVFTGSYHGYCLRYLTEQLLRDLKGQFSHEVKRLMVEDFYAAAYAPTAESFQRCIESIKSISTEAYNWIIQSEPQNWANSYFQGSRYDHMASNFGELFYSWASDAHELPITQMVDVIRGKIMELIYTRRAESNQWLTRLSPSMEDKLKKESHKVHSLQVLLSAGSTFEVRGDSIEVVDIDNWDCSCKRWQLTGLPCCHAIAVISCLGRSPYDYCSRYFTTESYRLTYSESVHPIPNVDMPLQRDSSQVTVTVTPPPTRRPPGRPTTKRYGPQEVVKRQLQCSRCKGLGHNKSTCRERI; encoded by the coding sequence ATGAAGCCAGAAATCCCCCTTAATGCTCTTGATGTTGTAGATGATACCAACCATGTTGATGCCCATATTGATATACCCTCTGAAATTTCTCCCATTTTCACTATCACTGGTTCCAATGATGAGAAGCATGCTAAAGGTGCACAGCAGTGGCAGAATACTATTACAGGTGTGGGGCAAAGGTTCAGCAGTGTTCATGAATTTCGTGAATCGTTGCGTAAATATGCCATTGCGCACCAGTTTGCATTCAGGTACAAGAAGAACGATAGTCATCGTGTGACTGTCAAATGCAAAGCAGAAGGCTGCCCTTGGAGAATCCATGCATCAAGGTTGTCAACGACTCAATTAATATGTATTAAAAAGATGAATCCAACACATACTTGTGAAGGGGCTGTTGCAACAACAGGACATCAGGCGACTAGGAGTTGGGTGGCTAGTATTATCAAGGAGAAGTTGAAAGTTTTCCCAAATTATAAGCCCAAGGATATTGTCAATGACATCAAACAGGAATATGGAATACAACTGAACTATTTTCAGGCATGGCGCGGGAAAGAAATTGCAAAGGAGCAGCTTCAGGGTTCATACAAAGAGGCATATAATCAGTTACCTTTTTTTTGTGGGAAGATAATGGAGACCAATCCAGGAAGTCTTGCTACTTTCACCACTAAGGAAGACTCAAGTTTCCATCGTCTCTTTGTGTCTTTCCATGCCTCATTATATGGTTTCCAACAAGCTTGCCGGCCTCTCCTTTTTCTTGATAGTATACCCTTAAAGTCAAAATATCAGGGCACCTTGTTAGCTGCAACAGCAGCAGATGGGGATGATGGTGTTTTTCCTGTTGCTTTTGCTGTAGTTGATTCTGAATCTGATGATAACTGGCATTGGTTTTTGCTACAACTGAAATCTGCTCTGTCAACATCTTGTTCTATAACATTTGTGGCCGACAGACAAAAGGGGTTAAGGGAGTCCATTGCTGATGTATTTACGGGTTCGTACCATGGCTACTGCCTAAGATACTTGACCGAGCAACTTCTTAGAGACTTGAAAGGGCAGTTTTCTCATGAGGTGAAGCGACTCATGGTTGAGGATTTTTATGCTGCTGCTTATGCACCTACTGCAGAAAGCTTTCAAAGATGTATTGAAAGCATTAAAAGTATTTCTACAGAAGCTTACAATTGGATCATACAAAGTGAGCCCCAGAACTGGGCAAATTCATATTTTCAGGGTTCCAGATATGACCATATGGCATCAAACTTTGGGGAGCTATTTTATAGTTGGGCGTCAGATGCACACGAATTACCAATAACACAGATGGTTGATGTTATAAGGGGCAAGATTATGGAGTTGATCTACACACGACGAGCAGAGTCGAACCAATGGTTGACAAGACTAAGTCCATCCATGGAGGacaaactgaaaaaagaaagcCATAAAGTCCATTCCCTTCAAGTGCTACTGTCAGCTGGTAGCACATTTGAGGTTCGTGGTGACTCCATTGAAGTGGTTGACATTGATAATTGGGATTGTAGTTGCAAAAGGTGGCAGTTAACCGGTTTACCGTGCTGCCATGCAATTGCTGTTATTAGTTGCCTTGGTCGGAGCCCTTATGATTATTGTTCCAGATACTTCACAACTGAGAGCTACAGATTAACTTATTCAGAGTCTGTACATCCTATTCCAAATGTGGACATGCCTTTGCAGAGAGATTCTTCTCAGGTCACAGTAACTGTAACCCCTCCTCCCACCCGTCGTCCACCAGGCCGGCCCACTACAAAGCGGTATGGACCACAAGAGGTAGTGAAACGTCAACTCCAGTGCAGCAGGTGCAAGGGTCTAGGGCACAACAAGTCCACTTGCAGAGAGCGCATTTAG